From the genome of Streptomyces sp. NBC_01116, one region includes:
- a CDS encoding 2-amino-3,7-dideoxy-D-threo-hept-6-ulosonate synthase, with product MTTHQHFGRAVRLRRLFHHDPQRLMIVPLDHSLSDGPVVPRGSSIDRLTGQLAGAGVDAIVVHKGSVRHIDHSRLASMSLILHLNASTAHAPDPDAKHLVTGVEAALRLGADAVSVHINMGSREEARQLADLGAVADRCDRWNLPLLAMMYPRGPKITDPADPELVAHAVTLAADLGADLVKAPCLRTRAEMRDLTAACPIPLICAGGPQRDTEDEVLAFAREAVAGGAAGVAMGRNIFQSPDPGAMAARVAGVVHHRPGSTLGHIEEGHGSELRETVLA from the coding sequence ATGACCACACACCAGCACTTCGGCCGCGCTGTGCGGCTGCGCCGGCTGTTCCACCACGACCCCCAGCGGCTGATGATCGTCCCGCTCGACCACTCGCTCAGCGACGGCCCGGTGGTGCCGCGCGGCAGCAGCATCGACCGGCTCACCGGGCAGCTCGCCGGCGCCGGGGTGGACGCGATCGTGGTGCACAAGGGCAGTGTCCGCCACATCGACCACTCCCGGCTGGCCTCGATGTCCCTGATCCTGCATCTGAACGCCAGTACCGCGCACGCGCCGGACCCGGACGCCAAGCACCTGGTCACCGGGGTGGAGGCGGCGCTGCGGCTGGGCGCGGACGCGGTGAGCGTGCACATCAACATGGGGTCGCGGGAAGAGGCGCGGCAACTGGCCGACCTCGGGGCGGTGGCCGACCGGTGCGACCGCTGGAACCTTCCGCTGCTGGCGATGATGTACCCGCGGGGCCCGAAGATCACCGACCCCGCAGACCCCGAACTGGTCGCCCACGCCGTCACCCTCGCGGCCGACCTCGGCGCCGACCTGGTGAAGGCCCCCTGCCTGCGCACGCGGGCGGAGATGCGGGACCTCACCGCCGCCTGCCCGATCCCGCTGATCTGCGCGGGCGGCCCGCAGCGCGACACGGAGGACGAGGTGCTGGCCTTCGCCCGTGAGGCGGTGGCGGGCGGCGCGGCCGGCGTCGCGATGGGCAGAAACATCTTCCAGTCCCCCGACCCCGGGGCGATGGCCGCCCGGGTGGCTGGAGTCGTCCACCACCGCCCCGGGAGCACGCTCGGTCACATCGAGGAAGGGCACGGCAGTGAGCTCAGAGAAACTGTGCTGGCTTGA
- a CDS encoding 3-dehydroquinate synthase II family protein, with protein sequence MSSEKLCWLDIRSAGKARQAIVEEALHQRIDGIVAADPADLEGLPPTVTKVLMPPPGKRPASYGSAGVVILAGDASARAEAAGAAPDVEFGRLVEITDAESLDAAIEAARTERWSVLEFRDPTKIPLEIVIAAAADADGAIITMAKNTEEAAVVFGCLQLGSDGVLMPGRSVGDATALKATAAGGTGELLLVELEVTAVAHIGMGERACVDTCSYLGKDEGILVGSHSKGMILCVSETHPLPYMPTRPFRVNAGAIHSYTLADEGRTRYLSELRAGSKVMVVDTKGRTRTVAVGRVKIETRPLISIDAVAAGGQEVNLILQDDWHVRVLGPGDAVLNSTELRPGDRVLGHLPTADRHVGYPIDEFCHEQ encoded by the coding sequence GTGAGCTCAGAGAAACTGTGCTGGCTTGACATCCGTTCGGCAGGCAAGGCCCGGCAGGCCATCGTGGAGGAGGCGCTGCACCAGCGGATCGACGGCATAGTCGCCGCCGACCCGGCCGATCTGGAGGGGCTGCCGCCGACCGTCACCAAGGTGCTGATGCCTCCGCCGGGCAAGCGGCCCGCGAGCTACGGCTCCGCCGGGGTCGTCATACTCGCCGGGGACGCCTCCGCCCGCGCGGAGGCCGCCGGGGCCGCCCCCGACGTGGAGTTCGGGCGGCTGGTGGAGATCACCGACGCCGAGAGCCTGGACGCGGCCATCGAGGCGGCCCGCACCGAACGCTGGAGCGTGCTGGAGTTCCGGGACCCGACCAAGATCCCGCTGGAGATCGTGATCGCGGCCGCCGCCGACGCCGACGGCGCCATCATCACCATGGCGAAGAACACCGAGGAGGCCGCCGTCGTCTTCGGCTGTCTCCAGCTCGGCTCCGACGGCGTGCTGATGCCCGGCCGGAGCGTGGGCGACGCCACCGCGCTCAAGGCGACCGCGGCCGGCGGCACCGGCGAGCTGCTCCTCGTGGAGCTGGAGGTCACCGCCGTGGCCCACATCGGCATGGGCGAGCGTGCCTGCGTGGACACCTGCTCCTATCTGGGCAAGGACGAGGGCATCCTGGTCGGCTCGCACTCCAAGGGCATGATCCTGTGCGTCAGCGAGACCCACCCCCTGCCGTACATGCCCACCCGCCCCTTCCGGGTCAACGCGGGCGCCATCCACTCGTACACCCTCGCCGACGAGGGGCGCACCCGCTACCTCAGCGAACTGAGGGCCGGGAGCAAGGTGATGGTGGTGGACACCAAGGGCCGGACCCGGACGGTCGCGGTGGGACGGGTCAAGATCGAGACCCGTCCGCTCATCTCCATCGACGCGGTGGCCGCGGGCGGCCAGGAGGTCAATCTGATCCTCCAGGACGACTGGCACGTCCGGGTGCTGGGACCGGGGGACGCCGTGCTGAACAGCACCGAACTCCGCCCCGGGGACCGGGTGCTGGGGCATCTGCCGACCGCCGACCGCCATGTGGGCTATCCGATCGACGAGTTCTGCCATGAGCAGTAG
- a CDS encoding SCO4226 family nickel-binding protein, whose product MGMYMDVHRGMEGITSAQLKEAHAADTAIEEEEGVHFERAWADPRSGTVYCLSTAPSAEAVQRIHERAGHTADEIHAVPLAV is encoded by the coding sequence ATGGGCATGTACATGGATGTCCACCGGGGCATGGAGGGCATCACGTCCGCGCAGTTGAAGGAGGCCCACGCGGCCGACACGGCGATCGAGGAGGAAGAGGGCGTCCACTTCGAACGCGCCTGGGCGGACCCGCGGTCCGGCACGGTCTACTGTCTGTCCACCGCCCCCTCGGCCGAAGCCGTCCAGCGCATCCACGAACGCGCGGGCCACACGGCGGACGAGATCCACGCGGTGCCGCTGGCGGTGTGA
- a CDS encoding NfeD family protein: MPWFAWLLAAAALGAAEFFTLTLVFGLLAGAALVAAVVAGVGVGLLGQLVALGLAAVAGLALVRPVALRQMKGTPLTREGSDALIGRRAEVVREVTATHGLIKVSGEEWTARALDENQVIPVGALVDVMEIEGATAVVYPRELLP, encoded by the coding sequence ATGCCCTGGTTCGCTTGGCTGCTCGCCGCCGCGGCGCTCGGCGCCGCGGAGTTCTTCACCCTCACGCTGGTCTTCGGACTGCTGGCCGGCGCGGCGTTGGTCGCCGCCGTCGTGGCCGGTGTGGGCGTCGGCCTGCTGGGGCAGCTCGTGGCGCTCGGACTGGCGGCGGTGGCGGGGCTCGCCCTGGTCCGCCCCGTCGCGCTGCGGCAGATGAAGGGGACGCCCCTGACGCGTGAGGGCAGCGACGCGCTGATCGGCAGGCGGGCCGAGGTCGTGCGGGAGGTCACCGCGACCCACGGCCTGATCAAGGTCTCCGGCGAGGAGTGGACCGCTCGCGCTCTCGACGAGAACCAGGTGATCCCGGTGGGCGCCCTGGTGGACGTCATGGAGATCGAAGGCGCCACAGCCGTCGTGTATCCCCGCGAACTCCTTCCGTGA
- a CDS encoding FAD-dependent monooxygenase gives MSSSAPAPGIAVIGAGIGGLTLAAALARLGIGCRVFERAEQPAEAGAGVQLAPNAVRLLRRLGLSDSLRRYGVRPLSRDLLRWDDGRTLARTELGEECEKRFGAPYVTVHRADLHRALRDLAGAVVRTGHRLTGLTEGPGAVELRFADGSEHRAELVVGADGIRSVVREHLAADAPVFSGRRIYRGLVPVERVPELAEPRVRVWLGPGRHCVCYPVSGGRLISFAATTGGTAHPGESWTAIGDQDEVAEAYRDWHPTVTRLLGAGGGIGCWALHDREPLARWSSDALTLLGDAAHPMLPFAAQGANQAIEDAFALAATLAMSRGDVPEALRRYQEQRIPRTQRLQQSARSTAIGSHLPDGPLQRARDAELARGSALDGLRWVYGHDALAAAARWTSERQQA, from the coding sequence ATGAGCAGTAGCGCCCCGGCGCCGGGCATCGCGGTGATCGGCGCGGGCATCGGCGGCCTCACCCTGGCCGCCGCACTGGCGCGGCTGGGCATCGGCTGCCGGGTCTTCGAACGCGCCGAGCAGCCTGCCGAGGCCGGCGCCGGGGTGCAGCTGGCGCCGAACGCGGTTCGGCTGCTCCGCCGTCTGGGGCTCTCCGATTCCCTGCGGCGGTACGGCGTCCGCCCGCTCTCCCGCGATCTGCTGCGCTGGGACGACGGGCGGACGCTGGCCCGGACCGAGCTGGGCGAGGAGTGCGAGAAACGGTTCGGCGCGCCGTACGTCACCGTGCACCGGGCGGACCTGCACCGGGCGCTGCGCGACCTGGCCGGCGCGGTGGTGCGGACCGGTCACCGGCTGACCGGGCTGACGGAGGGGCCCGGCGCCGTCGAGCTGCGCTTCGCCGACGGTTCGGAGCACCGCGCGGAACTGGTGGTCGGTGCGGACGGCATCCGCTCGGTGGTACGGGAGCATCTCGCCGCCGACGCCCCGGTCTTCTCCGGCCGACGGATCTACCGGGGGCTGGTGCCGGTGGAGCGGGTGCCGGAACTGGCCGAGCCCCGCGTCCGGGTGTGGCTGGGACCTGGCCGGCACTGCGTCTGCTATCCGGTCTCCGGCGGCCGGCTGATCAGCTTCGCGGCCACCACGGGCGGCACCGCGCACCCGGGCGAGTCCTGGACCGCCATCGGCGACCAGGACGAGGTGGCCGAGGCCTACCGGGACTGGCACCCCACGGTCACCCGCCTGCTCGGGGCGGGCGGCGGCATCGGCTGCTGGGCGCTGCACGACCGCGAGCCGCTGGCCCGCTGGTCCTCCGACGCCCTCACGCTGCTCGGCGACGCGGCGCACCCGATGCTGCCGTTCGCCGCGCAGGGCGCCAATCAGGCCATCGAGGACGCCTTCGCGCTGGCGGCGACGCTGGCGATGTCGCGCGGTGACGTTCCGGAGGCGCTCCGCCGCTATCAGGAGCAGCGGATCCCGCGTACCCAGCGCCTGCAGCAGTCGGCCCGGTCCACGGCGATCGGCTCCCACCTGCCGGACGGACCGCTCCAGCGGGCGCGCGACGCGGAGCTGGCCCGGGGTTCGGCGCTGGACGGGCTGCGCTGGGTGTACGGCCACGACGCCCTGGCCGCCGCGGCACGGTGGACGTCGGAGCGGCAGCAGGCGTGA
- a CDS encoding SPFH domain-containing protein: MDPLVIPILVAALVVVFLVAATVRIVPQARRYNIERFGRYRRTLQPGLNFVLPVADRVNTKLDVREQVYSSDPKPVITEDNLVVNIDTVLYYQITDPRAAAYEVADYLHAIDQLTVTTLRNVIGSMDLEGTLTSREEINARLRAVLDDATGKWGIRVNRVEIKAIDPPNTIKEAMEKQMRAERDKRAAILHAEGERQAKILTAEGTKQKDILEAQGTQQAMILRADGESKAVELVFQAVHRNNADAKVLAYKYLETLPDLARSDNNTFWVIPGELTEAIRTVTTAFGDRAAGTGPPPGARREDATDADAPDKDHVGAPEVEVNSTLALDAVAAADEAAKQAAVAVSDAKAEAEAAGEPRLPGRGPEPGG; encoded by the coding sequence ATGGATCCGCTCGTCATCCCGATTCTTGTGGCGGCACTCGTCGTCGTCTTTCTCGTGGCCGCCACCGTACGCATCGTTCCGCAGGCGCGCCGCTACAACATCGAGCGGTTCGGCCGGTACCGCCGGACCCTTCAGCCCGGTCTGAACTTCGTCCTGCCGGTGGCGGACCGGGTCAACACCAAACTCGACGTGCGCGAGCAGGTGTACTCGTCCGACCCCAAGCCGGTGATCACCGAGGACAACCTCGTGGTCAACATCGACACCGTGCTCTACTACCAGATCACCGACCCGCGGGCGGCGGCCTACGAGGTGGCCGACTATCTGCACGCCATCGATCAGCTCACCGTGACCACCCTGCGGAACGTCATCGGCAGCATGGACCTGGAGGGGACGCTCACCTCGCGCGAGGAGATCAACGCCCGGCTCCGTGCCGTCCTCGACGACGCGACCGGGAAGTGGGGCATCCGGGTCAACCGCGTCGAGATCAAGGCCATCGATCCGCCGAACACCATCAAGGAGGCGATGGAGAAGCAGATGCGGGCCGAGCGGGACAAGCGCGCGGCCATCCTGCACGCCGAGGGCGAGCGGCAGGCCAAGATCCTCACCGCCGAGGGCACGAAGCAGAAGGACATCCTGGAGGCGCAGGGAACGCAGCAGGCCATGATCCTGCGGGCGGACGGCGAGTCGAAGGCGGTCGAGCTCGTCTTCCAGGCCGTGCACCGCAACAACGCCGACGCGAAGGTCCTGGCCTACAAGTACCTGGAGACTCTCCCGGATCTGGCGCGGAGCGACAACAACACCTTCTGGGTGATCCCGGGCGAGCTGACCGAGGCGATCCGCACCGTCACCACCGCGTTCGGCGACCGGGCGGCGGGCACGGGACCGCCGCCCGGCGCTCGGCGCGAGGACGCGACCGACGCCGACGCCCCGGACAAGGACCACGTCGGGGCCCCGGAGGTCGAGGTGAACTCCACGCTCGCCCTGGACGCGGTCGCCGCCGCCGACGAGGCCGCGAAGCAGGCCGCCGTCGCCGTCAGCGACGCGAAGGCCGAGGCGGAGGCCGCGGGAGAGCCGCGCCTGCCGGGGCGGGGGCCGGAGCCCGGCGGCTGA